The Spirochaetae bacterium HGW-Spirochaetae-1 genome includes a region encoding these proteins:
- a CDS encoding YfcE family phosphodiesterase, giving the protein MKIILMSDIHGNHAFLDSMGPVLQGADMIVLAGDISHAGARRGAEEILERIEKENRNIIAVHGNWDGEDIQDLLQERGYSVHGMGKQSGSTGFFGLGGSNSTPMHTPCEYSDEQIHDILEQGYRFVDTAGIKVLVSHTPPRKTRDRTFLGLRGGSQVLRDFILDHDIRLCLCGHIHEARGTAELGGCLVVNSGAFKSGRYMQIDLTDTVNVTEGRAVK; this is encoded by the coding sequence ATGAAAATTATTCTCATGAGCGATATTCACGGCAACCACGCTTTTCTGGATTCAATGGGACCTGTTCTGCAGGGAGCCGATATGATCGTCCTGGCCGGGGATATATCGCATGCAGGCGCGCGTCGGGGGGCCGAAGAAATTCTGGAAAGGATCGAAAAAGAAAACAGGAATATAATCGCCGTTCACGGCAACTGGGATGGAGAGGATATCCAGGACCTTCTGCAGGAGCGGGGATATTCCGTGCATGGAATGGGGAAACAAAGCGGTTCTACGGGTTTTTTCGGTTTGGGGGGATCAAATTCAACGCCCATGCATACGCCCTGTGAATACAGCGACGAGCAGATCCACGACATTCTTGAACAGGGATACCGTTTCGTTGATACGGCCGGCATAAAGGTCCTTGTTTCTCATACACCGCCGCGAAAAACACGGGACAGGACTTTTCTTGGTCTCCGCGGAGGCAGCCAGGTGCTCAGGGACTTCATTCTTGATCACGACATACGGCTCTGCCTGTGCGGGCATATTCATGAAGCACGGGGTACGGCGGAATTGGGAGGCTGCCTGGTGGTTAACAGTGGTGCCTTTAAAAGCGGCAGATACATGCAGATCGATCTCACGGACACGGTGAATGTCACGGAAGGCAGGGCCGTAAAATGA
- a CDS encoding L-aspartate oxidase, whose amino-acid sequence MEPGIFTSDYLVIGSGIAGLTFAIKASQTGTVHVVTKKKDFESSTNYAQGGIASVLSPEDSFARHIEDTLLAGAGLCDTEAVEILVREGPNAIRELLSWGTEFTFVSDTNGEIVLDLGKEGGHSINRIVHAADLTGKVIEQALLQKVSEIKNIILFENHTAVDLLTEHQLKSDPGDNIHCYGAYILDNATGQVNIFSARVTLLASGGVGQIYPHTTNPDIATGDGIAMAYRAGAIVADMEFIQFHPTSLYTEKKSTDPVFLISEAVRGEGAILLNSRGDHIMGKVHPLKDLAPRDIVARAIDRELKHLGDTHVFLDITSKSRAFLQNRFPQIFMRCLDEGIDISREPIPVVPAAHYLCGGIVSDKHGKTNIEYLYVSGESACTGVHGANRLASNSLLEGVVYSIRAFEHASRFIQETKEKTAIPQFPPWNKEGTFDLNEWILVQHNMENVKNLMWDYVGIVRSDMRLESAYKRILMLAEEIHEVYKKSTLSSRMLELRNLATVAKLIIKSALTRKDSIGLHYNSDHPGTGPDKVNVVLRSDHEPTLIKLRH is encoded by the coding sequence ATGGAACCGGGAATATTTACATCGGATTATCTGGTCATTGGAAGCGGCATAGCCGGGCTCACTTTCGCCATCAAGGCATCGCAGACCGGGACAGTGCATGTAGTCACCAAGAAAAAAGATTTTGAGTCCAGTACCAACTACGCACAGGGAGGAATTGCCTCGGTGCTGTCGCCGGAAGATTCCTTTGCCCGTCATATTGAAGACACGCTTCTTGCCGGGGCCGGCCTCTGCGATACCGAGGCTGTGGAAATACTGGTCCGTGAAGGACCCAACGCCATACGCGAGCTTCTGAGCTGGGGGACGGAATTCACCTTTGTCAGTGACACTAACGGCGAAATAGTCCTCGACCTGGGCAAGGAAGGCGGGCATTCCATCAACCGCATCGTCCATGCCGCGGACCTGACTGGAAAGGTTATAGAGCAGGCTCTGCTACAGAAAGTATCGGAGATAAAGAATATAATCCTTTTTGAAAATCATACAGCCGTGGATCTTCTCACGGAACACCAGCTGAAGTCAGATCCCGGCGATAACATTCACTGCTACGGCGCCTACATACTGGATAACGCTACGGGACAGGTAAACATTTTCAGCGCCCGTGTGACTCTCCTGGCATCGGGAGGTGTCGGCCAGATATATCCCCATACAACCAATCCCGACATCGCCACGGGTGATGGAATCGCCATGGCATACCGCGCCGGAGCCATCGTGGCCGACATGGAATTCATACAGTTTCATCCCACGTCCCTGTACACGGAAAAAAAATCCACGGACCCGGTTTTCCTCATCAGCGAGGCTGTACGGGGAGAGGGAGCTATCCTCCTCAATTCCCGCGGCGATCATATAATGGGAAAAGTGCATCCGCTGAAGGACCTTGCTCCCCGTGACATCGTGGCCAGGGCCATTGACCGCGAATTGAAACACCTGGGCGACACCCATGTCTTCCTCGATATTACGTCCAAAAGCCGCGCCTTTCTCCAGAACCGCTTCCCGCAGATATTCATGCGCTGCCTCGATGAGGGCATCGATATTTCCCGGGAGCCCATACCCGTTGTGCCTGCCGCTCATTATCTCTGCGGCGGCATCGTTTCCGACAAGCACGGAAAGACAAACATCGAGTACCTGTATGTTTCTGGCGAGTCGGCCTGCACGGGCGTTCACGGTGCCAACAGGCTTGCCAGCAACAGCCTGCTGGAAGGAGTCGTTTATTCCATCCGCGCCTTCGAGCACGCCTCTCGTTTCATACAGGAAACAAAAGAAAAAACAGCCATTCCACAGTTTCCCCCCTGGAACAAGGAAGGCACCTTTGACCTGAATGAATGGATTCTCGTTCAGCATAACATGGAAAATGTAAAAAATCTCATGTGGGATTATGTGGGAATAGTCCGCTCCGACATGAGGCTCGAGAGCGCGTACAAGAGAATACTCATGCTGGCCGAGGAAATTCACGAAGTGTATAAAAAAAGCACCCTGTCATCACGCATGCTGGAACTCAGAAACCTGGCCACCGTGGCCAAGCTCATCATAAAAAGCGCACTTACCCGCAAAGACAGCATCGGACTCCATTACAATTCAGATCATCCCGGGACCGGGCCTGACAAGGTCAATGTGGTACTCCGCTCCGATCATGAACCGACACTGATAAAACTGAGGCACTGA
- a CDS encoding RNA-binding protein has product MGIIIDGLNLIYKFPELESLMYVNRLNDARKGLIDILKQYHRIKPVEIRVVFDGKRNQGDTTLQEKLGPIKVYYSHDYTADHLIKEFIKQDKNPRMTTVVTSDKEIISYVNRFKAVVVRSEEFSSHVTKTIEEEGRPIVPEKEVDPVLSQEEISFWEKMFRKKNG; this is encoded by the coding sequence ATGGGAATCATAATAGACGGGCTGAACCTCATATATAAATTTCCCGAGCTGGAATCTCTCATGTACGTGAACAGGCTCAACGATGCCCGGAAGGGCCTCATCGACATTCTCAAACAATATCACCGAATTAAACCCGTGGAGATACGGGTGGTTTTTGACGGAAAAAGGAACCAGGGCGACACGACGCTTCAGGAAAAACTGGGCCCGATAAAAGTCTATTATTCCCACGATTATACGGCCGATCATCTCATAAAGGAATTCATCAAACAGGATAAAAATCCCCGCATGACCACGGTGGTGACATCGGACAAGGAAATTATTTCATATGTTAACCGTTTTAAGGCCGTAGTCGTCAGGAGCGAGGAGTTTTCATCCCATGTAACGAAGACCATCGAGGAAGAAGGAAGACCCATTGTTCCAGAAAAGGAAGTGGACCCCGTACTGTCACAGGAGGAGATTTCCTTCTGGGAAAAAATGTTCAGGAAAAAAAATGGGTAA
- a CDS encoding aromatic amino acid aminotransferase (catalyzes the transamination of the aromatic amino acid forming a ketoacid; first step in aromatic amino acid degradation in lactococci) gives MPDCISLGVGEPDFDTPWRISDSGIYSIKDGYTHYTPNRGLPELRKLVVEYIKKNIGTGYDPDQETIITMGVSQGLDLALRSIINPGDEIIIFEPCYVSYGANISMLHGVPVVVPTYFHENFRISVDRLREAITPRTKAILLNYPSNPTGVSLDKKTLENIAGLAMEHNLLVLSDEIYSAITFGSRHVSITSLPGMKERTIYLNGFSKSHAMTGWRLGFVCAPEYIISIMLKIHQYIALCASSIAQYAAIEAMEHGEKDVLRMRGEYIKRRNFIVNRFNEAGLPCLMPDGAFYVFPDISSTGLTSKEFALKLLNSKKVAVVPGNAFGKAGEKYIRCSYATSMENIRTALQRIEEFVKERSWES, from the coding sequence ATGCCTGACTGCATCTCACTTGGCGTGGGCGAGCCCGACTTTGACACTCCATGGCGCATATCGGACAGCGGCATTTATTCCATAAAAGACGGATATACCCATTATACGCCGAACCGCGGCCTTCCGGAACTGAGGAAACTTGTCGTGGAATATATTAAAAAAAATATCGGCACCGGTTATGATCCCGATCAGGAAACCATCATCACCATGGGCGTAAGCCAGGGCCTGGACCTGGCCCTGAGGAGCATCATAAATCCCGGCGACGAGATAATCATTTTTGAACCCTGTTATGTTTCTTACGGCGCCAATATCAGCATGCTTCATGGCGTTCCTGTTGTCGTACCCACGTATTTTCACGAGAATTTCCGTATCAGCGTGGACAGGCTTCGCGAGGCCATCACGCCCAGGACAAAGGCCATCCTGCTGAATTACCCTTCCAATCCCACGGGCGTTTCCCTGGACAAAAAAACCCTTGAGAACATCGCCGGTCTGGCCATGGAGCACAACCTCCTGGTTCTTTCCGATGAAATATACTCGGCCATTACTTTCGGTTCCCGCCATGTATCCATAACATCCCTTCCCGGCATGAAGGAGCGTACCATCTACCTGAACGGTTTTTCCAAATCCCATGCCATGACGGGCTGGCGACTGGGATTCGTATGTGCACCGGAATACATAATAAGCATAATGCTGAAAATTCACCAGTACATCGCCCTGTGCGCCTCCTCCATTGCCCAGTACGCGGCGATTGAGGCCATGGAGCACGGCGAAAAAGACGTACTGCGCATGAGAGGCGAATACATCAAGCGAAGAAATTTCATCGTCAACCGCTTCAACGAGGCGGGCCTGCCCTGTCTCATGCCCGACGGAGCCTTTTACGTATTCCCCGATATTTCCTCCACGGGTCTTACCTCGAAAGAATTCGCCCTGAAGCTGCTTAACAGTAAAAAAGTGGCGGTGGTTCCGGGAAACGCCTTCGGCAAAGCGGGAGAAAAATACATCCGCTGTTCCTACGCCACATCGATGGAAAACATCAGGACCGCGCTTCAGCGTATTGAAGAATTCGTAAAGGAACGGTCATGGGAATCATAA
- a CDS encoding DNAase yields the protein MYIDTHAHFDLVLEDPGIDEETLLKNMESHGVMHAVQVSIEPAGLQWSREFAERNRHSGVLFTAGIHPSTRADDDDCKILSAFVKDCDVPETRELLFGIGECGLDYYRMRQPREMQIRSFEFQLSLAEKHGLPVIVHSREAWKETIDILRSHKPAQGIMHCFPGDVAMAREALDLGFYLSFAGNVTYKKAEALHASAAFVPHDRLLIETDAPFLTPVPLRGRQNRTEYIINTYTFIADLRKCPVAEIQKAVFGNFIRLRGEKAA from the coding sequence ATGTATATAGATACACACGCACATTTTGACCTTGTACTGGAGGACCCGGGGATCGACGAGGAAACTCTGCTGAAAAATATGGAGAGCCATGGGGTCATGCACGCCGTTCAGGTTTCCATAGAACCGGCAGGGCTTCAATGGTCCCGGGAATTCGCCGAGAGAAACCGGCACAGTGGCGTTCTATTCACTGCAGGGATTCATCCATCCACAAGAGCCGATGACGACGATTGCAAAATACTGTCCGCCTTTGTAAAGGACTGCGATGTTCCGGAAACCAGGGAGCTGCTTTTCGGAATCGGCGAATGCGGACTCGATTATTACCGCATGAGGCAGCCCCGGGAGATGCAGATCCGATCCTTCGAGTTTCAGCTATCGCTGGCTGAGAAACACGGCCTCCCCGTCATTGTTCATTCCCGCGAGGCCTGGAAGGAAACCATTGATATACTGCGCAGCCACAAACCGGCTCAAGGCATAATGCACTGTTTTCCCGGCGATGTGGCCATGGCGCGCGAGGCTCTTGACCTGGGGTTTTATCTATCATTCGCCGGTAATGTCACGTATAAAAAAGCCGAGGCGCTGCACGCCTCGGCCGCCTTTGTCCCTCACGACAGGCTTCTTATTGAAACCGATGCGCCCTTCCTCACCCCGGTCCCGCTTCGCGGCCGGCAGAACAGGACGGAATACATAATCAATACTTATACGTTTATCGCGGATCTGAGAAAATGTCCTGTTGCAGAGATACAAAAGGCCGTATTTGGCAATTTCATTAGACTGCGCGGAGAAAAGGCTGCATAA
- a CDS encoding aspartate carbamoyltransferase yields the protein MNSLKRKDLLDIQSLTTEEINLICKNAKFFKEVFTRSVKSVPVLRGKTVCTLFYEPSTRTRLSFDLAAKRLSADLINVTVSTSSVVKGESLIDTVHTLEAMKADYIVMRHGAALAPHFLSQNIEASVINAGDGFHAHPTQALLDAYSILEKRGTLEGLRIGIVGDIQHSRVARSDIEVFKRLGADVILCGPPTLVPDDFKVYGVDISYNLDEILPELDVINMLRIQRERQQSAFFPSIREYHRQFALNAKRLERCKQDIIIMHPGPMNRGVEMSNDVAESPNLIMNEQVTNGVAVRMAIFYLLAGGAPLEEMSEAK from the coding sequence ATGAACTCGCTAAAACGAAAAGACCTTCTGGACATTCAGTCGCTCACCACGGAAGAAATTAATTTAATCTGTAAAAATGCAAAATTTTTCAAGGAAGTGTTCACCCGTTCCGTGAAGAGTGTGCCCGTACTGCGCGGGAAAACGGTATGTACCCTCTTTTATGAACCGTCCACCCGGACCAGGCTCAGTTTCGATCTTGCGGCGAAACGGCTCTCGGCCGATCTTATCAACGTGACGGTCTCCACGTCCAGTGTTGTCAAGGGGGAATCCCTTATAGATACTGTCCATACACTGGAAGCCATGAAGGCGGATTACATTGTTATGAGACACGGAGCGGCCCTTGCGCCGCATTTTTTATCTCAAAATATTGAGGCTTCGGTCATCAATGCCGGTGACGGTTTCCATGCCCATCCGACGCAGGCCCTTCTTGATGCCTATTCCATCCTGGAGAAGAGGGGCACCCTGGAAGGACTGCGTATCGGTATCGTGGGAGATATACAGCATTCAAGGGTGGCCCGCTCCGATATCGAGGTTTTTAAACGGCTCGGCGCGGACGTGATCCTCTGCGGTCCCCCGACCCTGGTGCCCGACGACTTCAAAGTTTACGGCGTGGACATATCCTACAATCTTGACGAGATACTGCCCGAACTGGACGTTATAAATATGCTGCGCATACAGCGTGAACGACAACAGAGCGCCTTTTTCCCCTCCATCAGGGAATATCACCGGCAGTTCGCCCTCAATGCAAAGCGCCTGGAGCGCTGCAAACAGGATATAATCATCATGCATCCAGGGCCCATGAATCGCGGTGTGGAGATGAGCAATGACGTGGCGGAAAGCCCGAACCTGATCATGAACGAACAGGTAACCAATGGTGTGGCCGTGCGTATGGCTATTTTCTATCTCCTGGCAGGCGGAGCACCCCTGGAAGAGATGAGCGAGGCAAAATGA